The region CGTGCAGTGGGGCCGCGGGGATGGCAGCAGCCGCCCTGACCCCCCGCGAGCCCGGTCCGGGGCgcgagccccgccgcccgctccgctcccctccgctccgctccgtcCCGGCGCCCTGAGTCATGTGCTGGCAACGTGCGAGATCACTTGCTCCTATGCAGCGAAGCCTGAGCCGGCTCCAAGCGCTCGGCCGAGCTGGCAGCGTCCCCCCCGCACAGATGTGCAGGAGCCGcgtcccgccgggccgggccgggccgggccgcgcagggcagcgggggcagcgcagccggcccttccccagcgccgccgccccggtggGAGCCTGCGGCCGGGGGACGCCGGCCTCTGGGGACACGGAGCCTCCGACCCCAGGGGATGCGGAGCCCCGGGGACACGGAGCCCCCGAGGACGCCGACCCCCAGGGACATGGAGCCCCCGAGGACGCCGACCCCCGGGGACGCGGAGCCCGGGGGGATGCGGAGCCGCGAGGACACCAACCCCGGGGGATGCAGAGCCCCGGGGGATGCGGAGCCCCACAAGACACTGACCTCCGGCGACACCGACCCCGGGGGATGCAGAGCCCCGGGGGATGCGGAGCCCCACAAGACACTGACCTCCGGCGACACCGACCCCGGGGGATGCAGAGCCCCGGGGGATGCGGAGCCCCCGAGAACACCGACCCCCGACGACACCGACCCCCGGGGACGCAGAGCCCCGTCGGGCCCCGACCCGGGGTCTCCGCCGCCCCCTGTGAGGCCCCgacgggggcgggggcggcccgacCCCCTCCGTCGGAGGGGCGGGGCCTAGCGCAGGCCACGCCCCGGGGCggggctcgccgccgccgccgccgccgccgccgccgccgccgccgccgccgccgcgcgtccCGCCATGTCCCGCTacctcggcgccgccgcggcgctgagccgcgccgccggcctggccccccgcgcccccgccgccgccgccgccgccgccgccctgggccccgccgcgccgcgccgccactGTGAGTGCGGGacgggggggcggcgccgcggggcccgtgTCCCGTGTCCTTgagggcgccgcgccggggcgggggcactGCGGGACGCGCCGCTGCCGGGAGCCGCCCGGGGGCCGCCgagggccccggcgcccggggggccgcgctctgggccgggcccgggcccggtgCTGCCCGCCGCGGGGATGCGCctgagcgggcccggccccggcggggcgttCGGGCCGCGACCGGGCCTGGCCTCGGGGGGCCGCGTCCGACCCCGACccggaccgggaccgggacccgGGGGGGTTggtgccccggcccggccccaagCGGGgtttgtgccccaggctgcacCCCGACCCCGGGGGGGTTTgtgccccagcccctccccaggcgGGGTTTGCACCCCAGCCCGGACCCCGGCAGGTCTGGGCCCCGGGCGGTTCAGGCCACGCCGGGGACGAGCCCCCGTGGTCCTCCGCTTGCCGGAGCCGGGGGGCctggccgggcccggggggctgGTGGTGCCCGGCAGGGCGGCTCCCGGGAGGCCGAGCTGCggccctggggcggggggagcagctgGCAGGGCTCACCCGGACCCCGGCACCCCTCGGCCCGGCCGTGGAGGTGGGGAGTGGGGTGCTGACGGGGCCCGGGGCGCGCACTGCTgacggccccgccgcccccccagaTGCCGACAAGCGGATCAAGGTGGCCAAGCCAGTGGTGGAGATGGACGGCGACGAGATGACGCGGATCATCTGGACGTTCATCAAGGAGAAGGTAGCGTGGGGCCGGGGTGGGAGGACGCGGTGACCTGTCCCTCCTTGCCCCGTCCTCCGCCACGTGCCGGCGCGCGGGGAGGGCGCCGCGTCCCCCCTCCCGTGCCGCGGGCTGACGTCGGTCCCGACCCGTCCcgtcccggggccgccgcccgtccccgtccccggagCGCCCCGCGCCGCGATGTCTCCGGCACCGCGGGCTTGTGCAAGCGGAGCCGCAGTTCCTGctcccccgccctccccggccgcccgctccggcgTGCCGTGTCCAGGAAGCAGGTGCTTAAACAAATGGCAGCTTCCGGCGCGACCCGAAAGCGAGGAGGCCTTGGCAGCCGAGCCGGGCCTGGCTGctgagctgggcctggcagctGAGCCGGGCCTGGCAGCGCGGCGGCTGCGCTGGGGGCAGGGAGGTCCCGCGGGGCTGCGGTGCAGTCGGaggagccggggccgcccccccccggcagccccccgcgcccctgACGCTCTGCCGTGGGCTCCGCCAGCTGATCCTGCCCAACGTGGACGTGCAGCTGAAGTATTTCGATCTGGGCCTGCCGCACCGGGACCAGACAGGCGACCAGGTCACCATTGACTCGGCTCTGGCCACGCAGAAGTACAGCGTGGCGGTGAAGTGTGCCACCATCACGCCTGATGAGGCCAGGGTGGAAGGTAGGAGCGGGGtggcagccccctgcccggctGGGGCGAGGGGAAGGGGCCGAGCTCCGGCCGCAGCGAGCGGTGGGGCTGGGCAGCCCGTGCGAGCTGCTCCCGCTGCGGCAGCTGTGCAGGGAGCCGAGCCCCGCGGTGTTTGCCTGGCGCCCCTGGGCTAAGGCGGTGGCGTTCCCAGCGGAAGAGGCTCAGCCGCGACGCTGTGCTCCGCGTGGGCTGGGTGCAGGTGCCCCCAGCACGGTGCTGTGCCGGGCCCTTGAGGTGTTTGCTCCACGGTGCCGCAGTAACgcgggtgccgtggggctggggggggtgggCTTCGTGCTCAGTGCTGTCGTGAGCTGAGGGCCGGGCTGGCCCCTCTCCTTTGCTGGCTGGGCAGCGGGTCTCTGCCGGCAGCCCGCGGCAGGAAGGGCCCGGTGGTGAGGGCTGAGCAGGAGCTGAGGAGTGGGTTGGGGTTAGCGCTGCtgggactggctggggcagggctgcgcTTGGTAGGGGTTGTCCCTTGAGAGGGACAGGCTGGGGTCTTACCTCCGCATACCCCAGAGTTCAAGCTGAAAAAGATGTGGAAGAGCCCCAATGGGACAATCCGAAACATCCTGGGCGGGACGGTCTTCCGGGAGCCCATCATCTGCAAGAACATTCCTCGCCTGGTACCCGGCTGGACCAAGCCCATCACCATCGGCAGACATGCCCATGGCGATCAGGTGAGCTTGCCTacgcgcggcggcggggaagcGGGGCGGCACGGCTGGGTCAGGGAAGGCTGGGGAAGGGTCCTGCCAGGCCCCAAGCTGACAGTTCGGGCTGCTCCTTGCAGTACAAAGCCACAGACTTTGTGGTGAACAAGTCTGGGACGTTCAAGATGGTTTTCACGCCCAAGGACGGCAGTGCGGCGAAGGAGTGGGAGGTGTACAACTTCCCGGGAGGCGGCATCGGGATGGGCATGTACAACACAGACGAGGTAATCGTGGGCTCTGGTTTGGGCTGGGTTTGGGAGGAGCGGATGGGGTCCCTGTGCGACTGCCCcgtgcagcagcacagccctaCCCGTGGTGGTCCTGGCCAGGCTGCCAGGATGGAGCGTTGCCTGTGATAAGAGAGGGAGCTGGGGCTCTGCTGACcgcgtgtttgtgtgtgtgtgttttgtgtttccATCGCAGTCTATCTCAGGCTTTGCTCACAGCTGCTTCCAGTACGCCATCCAGAAGAAATGGCCTCTGTATATGAGCACCAAGAACACCATCCTCAAGGCCTACGATGGGCGCTTCAAAGACATCTTCCAGGAGATCTTCGATAAGTACGGACTTTGACAAACTCGGGCAGCTCGCAAGGTCCCGCCTGCGCTTGTGCTGGGATTTGGGTAGCTCTGCAGACTGGGTGCTGGCTGCATGCTCCTTCTGGCAAAGGGGGGCTGTTACATCAAGGGTGACAGATCCTTTGGGACCTGGTACAGTGTGAGCACCCCGTACTGCTGTGTGGCAGCTGGGCTGCCTGCCGTGCTCCTCGGTGGGGTGCTGGCTCTCTCCCTCCCGTCCTGGGGAGCTCCTGGGCAGGGCCCTGCTAACGCCAGCTCTTGGCTCCCAGGCACTACAAGACGGAGTTCGACAAGCTGAAGATCTGGTATGAGCACCGGCTCATCGACGACATGGTTGCCCAGGTGCTGAAATCTGCAGGCGGCTTCGTCTGGGCTTGCAAAAACTATGATGGAGACGTCCAGTCGGATATCCTGGCCCAAGGTAGAGCAGGCTGGGGCTGCTCGCGTGGCctgggggaaggagcagggccaggctgtgCAGGGTGGGGGTCTGCGTGGTCTCCCTCCCCGGGGCAGTCGGGGCTGCCCGGCCGCGTGCTGTTTGCACCACCCCGACCCCTGCATCCCGCTGCAGGCTTCGGCTCCCTGGGCCTGATGACCTCCGTCCTGGTGTGTCCGGACGGGAAGACCATCGAGGCGGAGGCAGCCCACGGCACGGTCACCCGCCACTACCGGGAGCACCAGAAGGTGAGTGTGCTCTCCGCTGCTCTCCCCGCACTTTCCTGGGAGCTGCCGGCCTGTCCGGCTGTGCGTTCCCAGGCGCTGGGTCGCACGGGGCCTGCTGCTCAAGTCGGGTCTCTGGGCGCTCTCCACGCAGGGACGGCCCACCAGCACTAACCCGATTGCCAGCATCTTTGCCTGGACACGTGGCCTGGAGCACAGGGGAAAGCTGGACAGTAACCCTGACCTGATGAAGTAagcgctgtggggcaggggcgctgccgggagcggTGGTGGAAGAGGCCACGTCACTGTGGTGTGAGAGGGCTGGGAATGGCTGGCAGGCTCTCCGAGGGAGCCCGGAGCTgggcagggaaagggggaagCTGCTGGGAGCCATCTCCCGTGCAAATGTGCCCGAGCTGGTCCCAGCCTTGAGGGCAGCAGCGAGCTGTGGTTGCAGGCGGGGAGGCTGCCGGACGGGGTGGGCTTTGGTTGCACTGCGCTGCCCGGCGCTGACTTTGCTGGAGCTGCACGTGACCCTGCTGCTCCCCCAGGTTTGCTCAGACGCTGGAGAAGGTCTGTGTCGAAACTGTGGAGAGTGGGACAATGACAAAGGATCTTGCAGGCTGTATTCATGGTCTGGCCAAGTAAGTGTGGCTTGTGGGGTGGAGTGGGTGCATGGGAATCCTTCCAGTGCAGGCGCCATCTGCCACGAAGGCAAGTTTGCCTCTGTGTGACGGCTATGGGACAGTCTCTGGTCTCCGGACAGCCACTGCAGACTCTAAGCATATATTAACAGCAAGTTCTGGGTCAGGCCCTGACTTCAGTTGGGCAAGGAAGCCACATCCTGCACCACGGAGCTGTTGTGCCTGG is a window of Dromaius novaehollandiae isolate bDroNov1 chromosome 10, bDroNov1.hap1, whole genome shotgun sequence DNA encoding:
- the IDH2 gene encoding isocitrate dehydrogenase [NADP], mitochondrial, with the translated sequence MSRYLGAAAALSRAAGLAPRAPAAAAAAAALGPAAPRRHYADKRIKVAKPVVEMDGDEMTRIIWTFIKEKLILPNVDVQLKYFDLGLPHRDQTGDQVTIDSALATQKYSVAVKCATITPDEARVEEFKLKKMWKSPNGTIRNILGGTVFREPIICKNIPRLVPGWTKPITIGRHAHGDQYKATDFVVNKSGTFKMVFTPKDGSAAKEWEVYNFPGGGIGMGMYNTDESISGFAHSCFQYAIQKKWPLYMSTKNTILKAYDGRFKDIFQEIFDKHYKTEFDKLKIWYEHRLIDDMVAQVLKSAGGFVWACKNYDGDVQSDILAQGFGSLGLMTSVLVCPDGKTIEAEAAHGTVTRHYREHQKGRPTSTNPIASIFAWTRGLEHRGKLDSNPDLMKFAQTLEKVCVETVESGTMTKDLAGCIHGLANVKLNEHFVNTTDFLDAIKNNLDKALGKK